Proteins from one Telopea speciosissima isolate NSW1024214 ecotype Mountain lineage chromosome 1, Tspe_v1, whole genome shotgun sequence genomic window:
- the LOC122638915 gene encoding F-box protein CPR1-like: MRKGRKVEAGATAAKASRSFILKKNELLPLLPQEVIIFNILVRLRADKLYKFRSVCRSWYNLINDPFFIQSHLENSTPGLIIKRYIVDRKPIYQTDFKEMKDRKNTKQDLKFGNIGEVIGSCNGLVLLKTKRKRLSVANLITKQILELPSATSDNLNFDRQCGFTYVSEIGIYKLVHLLLDDYTLKCEVLSLGCSGCNTWRCVNGSSLSLLSEDEKWQFHGSETVTINGIVYFVGVRHVQSSSVHIVSFDAGAEVFHMIRAPIHDFTICDSFIELGGVLSFVQATDRFIFDTFNVWILKDWLKGTWVKQHAISIRKPSILGGTLHRIDSSDFVQVLSSFSHGGRKIILFQIKSFSGILSHITYDLDLNQESKIQFDIRGHPSGFYTHVNSLISPKLL; encoded by the coding sequence atgagaaaaggaaggaaggtGGAAGcaggagcaacagcagcaaaaGCATCCAGATCTTTCATTTTGAAGAAGAATGAgctgctgccccttcttccTCAAGAGGTGATAATATTCAATATCCTTGTTAGACTTCGGGCTGACAAACTGTATAAATTCAGAAGCGTATGCAGGTCATGGTACAACCTAATCAATGACCCTTTTTTCATCCAATCCCACCTTGAAAATTCCACTCCTGGTTTGATCATAAAACGATACATTGTTGATAGAAAGCCTATCTATCAAACAGACTTCAAAGAGATGAAAGACAGAAAGAATACAAAACAAGATTTGAAGTTCGGTAACATAGGAGAGGTTATTGGTAGCTGCAATGGTTTGGTACTACTAAAAACTAAGCGAAAACGCCTTTCTGTGGCTAATTTGATTACTAAACAAATACTGGAACTTCCTTCAGCTACTAGTgataatttgaattttgacCGTCAATGTGGGTTCACATATGTTTCTGAAATTGGCATATATAAATTGGTGCACCTTCTGTTGGATGACTATACTTTGAAATGTGAGGTGCTGTCCTTGGGGTGTTCTGGTTGTAATACATGGAGATGTGTCAATGGATCTTCACTTTCATTGCTCAGTGAAGATGAAAAATGGCAATTTCATGGTTCAGAAACAGTAACGATAAATGGGATCGTGTATTTTGTTGGTGTCAGACATGTTCAATCTTCTTCCGTACACATAGTTTCATTTGATGCAGGTGCTGAGGTATTTCACATGATTCGAGCTCCAATTCATGATTTTACAATATGTGATTCTTTCATAGAACTTGGAGGTGTGTTATCATTTGTGCAAGCGACTGATCGTTTTATATTTGATACATTCAATGTATGGATTTTGAAGGATTGGTTGAAGGGTACATGGGTGAAGCAACATGCAATCTCAATAAGGAAACCATCTATTTTGGGAGGTACCCTACACAGGATTGACAGTTCTGATTTTGTTCAAGTCCTATCTAGCTTCTCACATGGAGGAAGAAAAATCATACTCTTTCAAATCAAGTCATTTTCCGGAATTCTTTCTCACATTACATACGATCTTGATTTAAATCAAGAGAGTAAAATACAATTTGATATTAGGGGACATCCCTCAGGTTTTTATACTCATGTCAATAGTTTGATCTCTCCAAAGTTGCTGTAA